Proteins encoded in a region of the Populus nigra chromosome 3, ddPopNigr1.1, whole genome shotgun sequence genome:
- the LOC133689845 gene encoding heat shock factor protein HSF30 yields the protein MEGVVVKEEETVTCTGGGASSSSSSSSFSPHPMEGLNEVGPPPFLTKTYEMVEDPSTDTVVSWSGGRNSFIVWDSHKFSTTLLPKHFKHSNFSSFIRQLNTYGFRKVDPDRWEFANEGFLGGQKHLLKTIKRKRHLSQTTQQQGGGACIELGQFEFEGELERLKRDRNVLMAEIVRLRQQQQQSREHIAAMEDRLRSTERKQQRVMTFLAKALNNPSFIEQFAQRAAQRREIRGVEIGRKRRLTASPSVENLKEVASVALGSSQFVDYMNQDLPTIENEMETLFSAVLDNESSSDIKDPIASSMHTASGGSTLDAVNETIWEELLTDDLVSGEPNDVVVSDEPEVDVEVEDLVAKPVDWSDDFQDLVDQMGYLRPEHQQRVFWRGVWI from the exons ATGGAGGGAGTTGTAGTGAAAGAAGAGGAGACAGTGACATGTACTGGAGGTGGAGCTTCTTCATCCTCATCATCCTCTAGTTTCTCTCCGCATCCAATGGAGGGGTTAAATGAAGTGGGTCCACCTCCGTTCTTGACGAAGACATATGAAATGGTGGAAGACCCATCAACGGATACAGTGGTTTCGTGGAGTGGAGGTCGCAATAGCTTCATAGTTTGGGACTCTCATAAATTCTCTACTACTTTGCTTCCGAAACACTTCAAACACAGTAACTTCTCCAGCTTCATTCGACAGCTCAACACTTAT GGTTTCAGGAAGGTTGATCCTGACCGGTGGGAATTTGCCAATGAAGGGTTTTTGGGAGGGCAGAAGCATCTATTGAAGACCATCAAACGGAAAAGACATCTCTCACAGACCACACAACAACAAGGTGGAGGGGCTTGCATTGAGTTAGGACAATTTGAATTTGAAGGAGAGCTTGAAAGGTTAAAAAGAGACCGAAACGTGTTAATGGCAGAGATTGTAAGGCTTAGGCAGCAACAACAGCAGTCGAGGGAACACATTGCTGCGATGGAGGATAGGTTACGAAGCACAGAGAGAAAACAGCAGCGGGTGATGACATTCCTTGCTAAAGCTCTCAACAACCCATCCTTTATCGAGCAATTTGCACAAAGGGCTGCACAGAGGAGAGAAATAAGAGGTGTTGAAATTGGGCGTAAGAGGAGACTCACTGCAAGCCCAAGTgttgaaaatttgaaagaagTTGCATCTGTGGCATTAGGTAGCAGCCAATTTGTTGATTACATGAATCAGGATTTACCAACTATTGAGAACGAGATGGAGACGCTTTTCTCTGCTGTCTTGGACAATGAATCAAGCAGTGATATCAAGGACCCAATAGCAAGTTCTATGCACACAGCAAGTGGTGGTAGCACTTTGGATGCTGTTAATGAGACAATTTGGGAGGAGTTACTTACTGATGATTTAGTTTCCGGGGAACCTAATGACGTTGTTGTGAGTGATGAACCAGAAGTTGATGTGGAAGTTGAGGATTTGGTTGCGAAACCTGTGGACTGGAGTGATGATTTTCAGGACCTTGTGGATCAAATGGGTTATCTCAG GCCGGAACACCAACAAAGAGTTTTTTGGAGGGGTGTCTGGATTTGA